A part of Candidatus Eisenbacteria bacterium genomic DNA contains:
- a CDS encoding PTS sugar transporter subunit IIA, which translates to MTLSDLLTPKAVTAKLEARTKRDALVELVDLLEDAHELRSQGEILDRVLRREGMMSTGIGNGVAIPHGKAKAADRMLAACGISHQGIDFESADGEPAYIFILLVSPETVGASHVKVLANISRVLKEESVRKMLREAAGPTELLAALKTAESQYLTTA; encoded by the coding sequence ATGACGCTCTCCGATCTGCTGACCCCGAAGGCGGTCACCGCAAAGCTCGAGGCCAGGACCAAGCGCGACGCGCTGGTCGAGCTGGTGGACTTGCTGGAGGACGCTCACGAGCTGCGCAGCCAGGGCGAGATCCTCGACCGGGTCCTGCGGCGGGAGGGCATGATGTCCACCGGGATCGGGAACGGGGTGGCGATCCCCCACGGCAAGGCCAAGGCCGCGGACCGGATGCTGGCGGCGTGCGGCATTTCCCACCAGGGGATCGACTTCGAATCGGCCGACGGCGAGCCGGCCTACATCTTCATCCTGCTCGTCTCACCTGAAACGGTCGGGGCCTCCCACGTGAAGGTGCTCGCCAATATCTCCCGAGTGCTCAAGGAAGAGTCCGTGCGCAAGATGCTGCGCGAAGCCGCCGGCCCCACGGAGCTGCTGGCGGCTCTCAAGACTGCCGAGTCGCAGTATCTGACCACCGCCTAG